One window of the Benincasa hispida cultivar B227 chromosome 3, ASM972705v1, whole genome shotgun sequence genome contains the following:
- the LOC120074377 gene encoding extradiol ring-cleavage dioxygenase-like yields MALNDTFYLSHGSPMMSIDDSIKARQFFKSWKDSAFVAKPKAILCISGHYDTTYPTVNVVSGSNDTIYDFYGFPSSMYKLKYPAPGAPALAKRVKEALIRAGFERVDEERGRGLDHGAWVPLMFMYPEADVPVCQLSVQSHLNGTHHYNLGKALAPLKDEGILIIGSGSATHNLRTLNRSGKPSAIAPWALEFDDWLKDALLQGRYNDVNEYEKKAPHARMAHPNPDHLFPLHVAIGAAGGDPKAKLIHHSWDLGTMSYASYQFTDSSPTHQSQEL; encoded by the exons ATGGCTTTGAACGACACTTTTTACCTCTCCCATGGATCTCCCATGATGAGCATCGATGATAGCATTAAAGCAAGGCAGTTCTTCAAATCTTGGAAGGACAGTGCTTTTGTGGCAAAACCCAAAGCCATTCTCTGCATTTCTGGCCATTACGACACCACTTATCCCACTGTCAATGTCGTTTCCGGCTCCAACGATACCATCTACGACTTCTATGGCTTTCCTTCCTCTATGTACAAG TTAAAATATCCGGCACCGGGAGCTCCGGCGCTAGCGAAGAGGGTGAAAGAGGCTCTGATAAGGGCCGGATTCGAGCGAGTCGATGAAGAGCGAGGACGGGGACTGGACCATGGAGCATGGGTTCCTCTAATGTTCATGTATCCAGAAGCAGACGTCCCAGTTTGCCAACTTTCAGTACAATCACACTTAAATGGAACACATCATTACAACTTGGGCAAAGCATTGGCTCCTCTTAAAGATGAAGGAATTCTCATAATTGGGTCAGGAAGTGCTACACACAACCTTAGAACTCTCAATCGCAGTGGAAAGCCTTCAGCCATTGCCCCATGGGCTCTTGAGTTTGATGATTGGCTCAAAGATGCTCTCCTTCAAGGAAG GTACAATGACGTGAACGAATACGAGAAGAAGGCTCCACATGCAAGAATGGCACATCCGAATCCGGACCACCTTTTCCCCCTGCATGTTGCGATCGGAGCAGCGGGAGGCGACCCGAAAGCGAAGCTTATCCACCATAGCTGGGACCTTGGAACCATGTCCTACGCCTCCTACCAATTCACAGACTCTTCTCCCACCCACCAATCACAAGAATTATAA